The Delphinus delphis chromosome 11, mDelDel1.2, whole genome shotgun sequence DNA segment CAGTCATGGCTATgaaatgaagcctccataaaaacccaaaggacAAGATTCAGAGAGCTTTCTGATTGGTGAACctgtggagatttggggagggtGGCGTgcttggagagggcatggaagctcagcaccctttccccataccttgccttGCATCTCTTcaatctggctgttcctgagttgtatcattttatttcatttatttatttttgggggagTGCTGCTTTGAgacttagttgcggcaagcgggatctttcattgtgacacatgggcttctctctagttgtggtgtgcacgttttttttctcttctctagctgtgacacgcaggctccagggcatgtgggctctgtagtttgcggcacgcaggctctctctagttgaggcgcgtgggctcagcagttgtggcgcgcagACTTAGTTGCacagcagcatgtgggaatcttagttccccgaccagggatcgaacctgtgtccctgcattgcaaggtggattcttcaccacgggaccaccaaggaagtcccccgtgagttgtatcattttataataaacGAATAATCTAGTGAGTAAAGAGTTTTCCtgttctgtgagctgctccagCAAATTCCTCAAGTCCAGGACAGGGTCTTGGGAACCTCTGATGTATAGCTTGTTGGTCAGAAGTGGAGGTAACAATCTGGACTTTcagctggcatctgaagtggggagggagggcagtcctgtaggactgaacccttaacctgtacAATCCGACACTATCTCCAGGCACATactgtcagaactgagttgaactGTAGGACACAATTGGGATCTGCACACTTTTAAGTACATATTGTAAGATGTGTTTAAAAACTCTTTACAGGTGGATGCTAGAAGCAAAtaatttagttaattaaaaattctatttaacaTAAGTAAAATATGTCAGGCTAGAGATCTTTTTTGAATTCTAAtctattattttatctatttttataggAGAGTTATGAATTTCACAAGAAGTCAAACACAGTGATGCCATTTGCtatgttttattttgctattaGCTTGTTAAACATAACATGCaaataatcaaaaagaaacatacatatgACTTAGAGTGAAAAATAATTCTAGAAAAGAAAAGTTTCGTTAGGTAAATATATATTCCTAACACTAAAAATATTGCTTTAATTGTATGTGGTTTCATGAATTTTGTCTAATTTGCAAGATCATTTGTCTCAAAATTTACCATCTATTTTTCAGCTAAACAAATTTGAACATTGAGATAATTTGCTTCAAGACAGTAAACACCCATAGGCATGTAATCCATGCTTTTTGGCACATTAAGTTAAGgtttagaaattataaaacttgGCTGACTTCCACGAAACCAGTAGAAAGCTTTTCACATCATTTGACAGGAGATAGGAAAAAACCCACtaaatttacaaataaagcaTTCATTTTattgtctatgtgtgtgtgtgtgtgtgtgtgtctgtatttttgATGAAACAGGCCTgcctttcatcttttcttttaaaaaagtagtaaaatgtttacaaaacattttccctcagaatttgAAATGTATGGAAGCaataaacagcaacaaaaaatgaaTACTAGAAAAACTGACACACAAATAAACATAACCATAAACTGCTGTTCCAGGATATATCTCAGTATAATTGGAATTAGTAGATATCAGTTAACGGTGATCTCATTTGCTACACGTAGACATTCATACATATCCGGTGGCAGACTGGTTTGGGTGATGCGGTTGCCATCCAAGCGCAAATGTTTGATCTTGGAGTAGGATAACGGTCCCAGGATCTTACAGAAGCTCTTTACTTCAAACTCTggaaaattaaagaatgaaacaCTTCAatcgtttttttttctttttagtacatGGGCTTGAaaccatcatttttaaaaactttcaaatcTATAATAatatccaataaaactttttccCACTTATTTGATGTATCTTTGAATTTGGAACTACTAAAGGAATATTTCAGACTACCAAATAGCCCAGCAATATTTAGTAAAGAATACTTACGGTAGGTCAGAAGATTTAACGAAATGTTTCAAGGAAGAGAACTTTAAGTTCTTGATTTAGAAATACTTGCTTATAGAAGGACACTCAGTGAATGTGTCATATTGTCTAAGCTTTAGTTTGAAATATTAAGTCTAGCCTGAGGAAACCTAAAATTGGTGCTGTTATATGAGCAATCTCACCGTGTAAGTATTCTGGGTTTTTGCCTCTTAAAATAAAAGGGGTTAAATAAATGAACTCTAAACAGTTTTCCAACAACCGCACTTCATGACAAAGATTCAAAACCCCAAAGCAAAAACCAAATCATGGAATGTCCACCATCTCAGCTCATGCCCTTTTCTTCTGTGGTCAAAAAGCTGCCACAAATGAAcaactgatttaatttttaatggacaCTGAGAAGGTTACTGGATAGCATggtctgtgtatgtatatagaaACTGCCTATGGTTGCCCAAGTGTATTTCAGATTAACCTTATCTGGTCCTGTATcatgttattttctttcattcttcaacTCTAGCTAACAAAGATTTCAGTGGAAGCCCAAACACACTGCAGTCCTTTCCTCTAAGATGTTGTCTTAAATAACTCATCTGTCAAATTCCAGGGTTCTTGGTTATGGTATCTGCCTCTGAAGTATGGAACAATGGAAAAAACATGGGTTTAGGTCTATATTAGTTTTTCACCTCTGTCGTTTGCCATCTGAGACATTTATCAGATCTTCTTTTTAGATATATCTATCACACTGTGTGGCATGAAGATTACattaattaaggtatgtaaagCACTTCACACAGTGCTAGCACATACTTTGTACTAAATAATTATTGGcgtccttttaattttttctgttttctaaattgcTTTACACTAGGAAGATCTGTGACTAGCTTAACGCTTAAAGTTGCAAGTTTGAAATATGACAAATTGTTTTTGGCTGGGTATTTCCTAATATTGGAAAAACATTAAGGGACTCTTATTACCTTAAGAGAAGGTGGGCAGTTGGTATGCATAATTATTATGTGGCAAGATAAACTAAGTTGAAGACACACatgcaaagtcacacagcaagaatTCCTGAAATATGTAAACCTAAGTGTCAAGgataaggaagggagaaaggtaaCTACTCACTTTCAAATGACTATATGAGCTGGGCATTCGGATTTCAGTCTCAGCTAGGCACGGAGCAGCTGCTGGCATTTCTCGCAGAGTCCATCTGTCCCATCTCCTACATTGGCTCTTCCCTTTTCACTCATACAATGAAAACTGTTTTTTCCACCTTCAAATGCCCCTGCATCTATATCTCTCCCCTTTCTTGTCTCAGAGTAGGAGGTAGTCTTGCTTCTGCAGCTAACCTCCACCCACAAAATCTAATGGATTTCTTCAGCCCTCAAACATCTTACGTCCCATTAGCATTTTGGCCTGTCTGAGTATCCTTCCTCCTGACCACAAATGTTTATAATGTGGGACCACATATTGAATTTTGCCCTGGAAACAGCTGTAAGGGTTTAACTCTGATAGCTTGACTGTGTATTATATGACAAACAAACTTTGCAGACACAAGAAAGAACACATGGCATTGCAGAGTTGGCAATCATGGACTCCTTCATGAGAACACCCCAGCCCTACTAGGAGTTACATGAAACTATTGCAGAATTACAGAACTACTATTGCAGAATTATATTAGTAAGGcacactgaaatttttttttcagatgagtgCCAATATCCTTACCCAGTAGGACAAGGGAACCAACTGTTATAATATAAAGATGTTCAATTtcaatagattattttaaaatttcaatagacTATTATAAAATCATTTACTATGTGAATCAGTGTTTCCCAcctgagttttcattttaaaaacttcatctgtaaattataggtttttttcttcttccaactTCCATTAAAGAATAAGGTAGGGATTGGTGAATGTCAATTTCCCATATGAATCTTTATAGCTTAAATTGAAAAATGTCCCAGGAGACCAGAAGAGTACATAAGCAGCTCAAGTGGAATAGGTCAAACTCCCACCCAgtagataaatgaaaaataaactctggaagtaagagaaaggaaggagaaactgTGGGAAAATCAAATGAGGTGAAGGGTTGTATATAAGAAAAGGGGCTTTGTAACTCTAGTAAAAAATATTCCAAACCCTTATCATATTCCTCCTTAAACTTTCTCACAGTCCTCATAAGAACACCATGAAGACCATACACACCAACCATAACAGTGATAACAGAGATAGATGATGGTCATGATAGCGGAGTAATATGTTGAGTCCCAAGTAAAAATGTCAGAGGAGACCATGAGTGTACACGGGCTGCTCTGGGGACAAGCAGAGGCTCTGTAAAAGCCTCTGCTGGTTGTGGACTTGTTGATTTCTCCCTCAGCTACATCTTGTCAAGAAATAAATGTAGACACAAATCGAAGTCATGAAGGAGGCaaataataaacagataaaaatcaaGAGATAACACAGCAGGATTAATTAGCCCAGAGTACTACATTTGAAGAAATGAGTGCTTAAATTCTGTGACCTTAATGGTTTCTTATCTGGACACTCCAAAGCAAAGCCAGATATTGGATAAATAACTAAGCTAGAATTCTATATTCTAGAGAAATATTTTGttggcattttcattttttttaactggagcCAGATGCAGTACTTGTGTCACACAACTTAGGCATTTAAAACCTTGAGGAAACATCAATCAATCATAGGCACAGCTTTCTACTTACTTTCAAGTTCATTGACCTCCAGGTAATAGTTTTCAAGGTTTTCACTGACAGTCGGTatgtttttaagtttattataGGAGAGGTCCAGCTCCAGCAAGGATGATACATTAAAAGAATTTCCAGGTATTCCACTATCAGCCAGTTCATTATGAGACAAACGCAGATACTGCAATCCATTAAAACGCTTGAAATACTCATCAGGGATGTTGCTGATCTTATTGTTGTCTAAGTAGAGAGTTAGAAGAGATACTGGGAGACCAGAAGGCAATTTGGTCATCTGATTGGAGCTCAAGTCAAGGTATTCAAGTGACTTAAGACCTTTAAAAGCAGCTGAAACAGCATCCTCTTTCAGCTGATTGTGTTGAAGGTGGACAAATGTCAGGTTAACCAGTCCATCAAAGGAGCCAAGCTTCGAGATCTTGTTGTTAGTGAGCTGCAGGTCCACCAGAGATTTGGGAAGTGGGCCCACAGATTCTGTCAGATTGTTGTAATTTATATGCAGCTTCTTCAGTTGCTTCAGTTTAgagaaaacttttccttttatcttgGAATTTTCTAGAAGGTTATGATCTAGAATGAGCCACTGCAGATCAGTTACATTTTCAAAGGCCTTATCATCAATATGGTCAATCTGGTTATTCCTAAGGTAAAGGTACTTGATTCCAACAGGCA contains these protein-coding regions:
- the LUM gene encoding lumican, giving the protein MNLGMFPLLLALIGCASSSYYYEDYDFPLSIYGRSSPNCAPECNCPESYPTAMYCDELKLKSVPMVPVGIKYLYLRNNQIDHIDDKAFENVTDLQWLILDHNLLENSKIKGKVFSKLKQLKKLHINYNNLTESVGPLPKSLVDLQLTNNKISKLGSFDGLVNLTFVHLQHNQLKEDAVSAAFKGLKSLEYLDLSSNQMTKLPSGLPVSLLTLYLDNNKISNIPDEYFKRFNGLQYLRLSHNELADSGIPGNSFNVSSLLELDLSYNKLKNIPTVSENLENYYLEVNELEKFEVKSFCKILGPLSYSKIKHLRLDGNRITQTSLPPDMYECLRVANEITVN